The region TCACTAACCCAACACTCTAACCTCACAGTGAGTGATACccatgaataaataaagatatgttatataGATAAAGTTCTGATTGAGTGATCCCTAGTGTATCACTAgtactgttgcttattttattaagATTTTGATAGAATAAAGGGCAGAGCTGACTTACAACTGAGATAATCTTGATTAAAGAGTGTGAAATATCTAGTCTGGTGTTTTACTGGTGTAATGAAACAATGGAAGGatttattttaaagacaaaaagATAGTTGTTTATAATAATTACTTCTGAGGGATAGAAACAATTGGCTccaatattttactggtattcATGTTAGCCACATCCAAGCAGATGCTTTTCTTCCTGCTCTGTCAATCACTCATCTAAGAAGTCAGAGTGGAACCTGTTGACAGCCAATACAACTGAGGCAAgtcaatttatgtgtgtatgcccaGGGATCCAAGGGTTGCTGAGGAAGGTTATGAACTCATGGTCAGGAGCAGCCCCTTAACTTCAGATTGAAGgcatttgaatatttaatttctaGGTGTTCATTTTACCAAACCCCACAAGTTACAATGAATccaagtgggatttgaactcagaaaagcaAGATACTGAAGTAGATACAGCAAAGCATACATTCTAGCATTCTAATACCTTGATGTTATTTAATCCAAGGTCAGTCCTGGTCAAATAGATCAATGATCAAACacattctagccatgacaatCCAGTCTTTTCAAACACATTTCTAAATATGACTTCCATTTTTTAAAGACTGTTGTGGTTACTATTACTAACAGATGGGATAATCACATAGAGATTCCCCTCAGACATGATCACTTCCATGGTACCAAATGATTTCTAAAATCCACAACATAACAGTCTTGGATTGCATCTGATAATGTTTTAGTTTGGCTTTGCATTTATTTGCATGGGTTAGAAGCATACACcttattgaagcattgttttatagCCAGGCTCTTTTCCTTCTGAGGCACACAGCTTTCAAATAGTCTcttaacacatgtacatacgaaGCAAAAAatgtacacattcataaacacattgacatatacacacacagaaacatgtgcacgtgcatgcacacacacacacatacacccacctcCCCTACATACACATCAGGCTTCGTAGAGTTTCCTTCTCTGAAATTcacacaaggcattagttggtctgaggctagaagcagaaggcacttgtccaaggtattgCACAGTggatttgaacctgaaaccatgtgatagAGAAACAAACTTCCAGACCACTTACCCATACATGTGCCtatttgataatgataattatttgatAACAGTAATTAAAtctaatcaaaaacaaacaaaagacttaCTCTGGTTTGATGCAATCAGTGAATGAAATAAATCGATCCTGTTGACATTGCTACAATATTTAGGATTTTGGAGAAAGTGGACACTTGATGGGTGACAGGATCACCAATAagctcttatgtgtgtgtgtgtgtgtacatatatgtatatatgtatgcatttgtgtatgtatatatgtgtatatgtgtatatatatatatatatatatatatatatatatatattaaaacatagggtaaaaatcagatattaattaatatcgatttattaccaggaagctagcacattgaaagaatccgaGAGNNNNNNNNNNNNNNNNNNNNNNNNNNNNNNNNNNNNNNNNNNNNNNNNNNNNNNNNNNNNNNNNNNNNNNNNNNNNNNNNNNNNNNNNNNNNNNNNNNNNNNNNNNNNNNNNNNNNNNNNNNNNNNNNNNNNNNNNNNNNNNNNNNNNNNNNNNNNNNNNNNNNNNNNNNNNNNNNNNNNNNNNNNNNNNNNNNNNNNNNNNNNNNNNNNNNNNNNNNNNNNNNNNNNNNNNNNNNNNNNNNNNNNNNNNNNNNNNNNNNNNNNNNNNNNNNNNNNNNNNNNNNNNNNNNNNNNNNNNNNNNNNNNNNNNNNNNNNNNNNNNNNNNNNNNNNNNNNNNNNNNNNNNNNNNNNNNNNNNNNNNNNNNNNNNNNNNNNNNNNNNNNNNNNNNNNNNNNNNNNNNNNNNNNNNNNNNNNNNNNNNNNNNNNNNNNNNNNNNNNNNNNNNNNNNNNNNNNNNNNNNNNNNNNNNNNNNNNNNNNNNNNNNNNNNNNNNNNNNNNNNNNNNNNNNNNNNNNNNNNNNNNNNNNNNNNNNNNNNNNNNNNNNNNNNNNNNNNNNNNNNNNNNNNNNNNNNNNNNNNNNNNNNNNNNNNNNNNNNNNNNNNNNNNNNNNNNNNNNNNNNNNNNNNNNNNNNNNNNNNNNNNNNNNNNNNNNNNNNNNNNNNNNNNNNNNNNNNNNNNNNNNNNNNNNNNNNNNNNNNNNNNNNNNNNNNNNNNNNNNNNNNNNNNNNNNNNNNNNNNNNNNNNNNNNNNNNNNNNNNNNNNNNNNNNNNNNNNNNNNNNNNNNNNNNNNNNNNNNNNNNNNNNNNNNNNNNNNNNNNNNNNNNNNNNNNNNNNNNNNNNNNNNNNNNNNNNNNNNNNNNNNNNNNNNNNNNNNNNNNNNNNNNNNNNNNNNNNNNNNNNNNNNNNNNNNNNNNNNNNNNNNNNNNNNNNNNNNNNNNNNNNNNNNNNNNNNNNNNNNNNNNNNNNNNNNNNNNNNNNNNNNNNNNNNNNNNNNNNNNNNNNNNNNNNNNNNNNNNNNNNNNNNNNNNNNNNNNNNNNNNNNNNNNNNNNNNNNNNNNNNNNNNNNNNNNNNNNNNNNNNNNNNNNNNNNNNNNNNNNNNNNNNNNNNNNNNNNNNNNNNNNNNNNNNNNNNNNNNNNNNNNNNNNNNNNNNNNNNNNNNNNNNNNNNNNNNNNNNNNNNNNNNNNNNATGAAATACTGTGATGAATCAATGAGTGAGGTATCTAAATATTGGCAAGTTCATTTTGTCATAGGCatggatcaaaaataaatatatatatatatatatatatatatatatttatatatatatttatttattcatataaccccaggacttattctttgtaagcctagtacttattctatcggtctcttgccaaattgctaagttacagggacataaacacaccagcatcagttgtcaagcaatattggagggacaaacacatacacacacacacacatatatatacgatgggcttctttcagtttccgtctcacaGAGATTTGATaggcccaaggatatagtagaagacacccacccaaggtgccatgcagtgagactaaacctggaactatgtggttggtaagcaagctacttaccacacagccactcctgtgcctactatatatatatgattttcattGTTTGCTCTGTGTGTTTAATTTCCATAACAATCGACCAATCTTtcagttatatttataaataatttatatattgctttattttttgttttaatttcacagGCAATGGAAGTGGAAATTACATCTCCATCAGGTTTTTTcctggatttctataaacaaagcACAATACCAACAACAGATTTCCTCAACAACACAAACAGCAGCCATCCAATTCGAGATGAAAAGCTTGTCAAAATTGAAATTGCTGTGTTGGGTACATGTTTCAGTCTGGCAATTATCAATAATCTTTGTGTTCTGTTGGTCCTTTTATGGCGCCGTAAAAAGATTCGTCGCATGCAACTGTTTATATTGCACCTGAGTATTGCAGACCTCATAGTTGCTTTCTTTAACATTTTGCCACAGCTTATATGGGACATCACATTTCGATTTATGGCTGGTGATGGCATGTGTCGCTTCATCAAATATGCTCAGATGTTTTCATTATACTTGTCTACATATATCTTAATCATGACAGCTGTTGACAGATATCGAGCAATTTGTCATCCCCTCTCTAACCAAACTTGGACTCCATGCATGGTGTACTGTAAGATATTTATAGCTTATGCAATTGCTACCATTTTTAGTATTCCACAAGCAATCTTGTTTCAAATGCAAGAGGTAAATAAAGGAAGTGGCATTTATGACTGCTGGGTTCATTTTGAACCTGCTTGGGTCCTCACAGCTTATGCTTTATACATCTTTTTTGCTCTTTATCTCATCCCAATCTTGATTCTGCTCTTCACGTATGGTTCCATCTGCTATACAATATGGACAAAATATCGGCATGCCATTAAAGCTAAAAGAGATGCAAACATGCATTTGCAACGGAGAGTAAATAAGGGAGTAATCTTGAGAACACATACTGTGCGTGGTTTTTCCAAAGCAAAACTCAACTCTGTGAAACTTACATTTGCTGTGATAGTCACATACATAATATGCTGGTCACCGTTTTTTGTCTCTCAGATCTGGTGGCTGTTTGATGAAACAGTTGTTGGAAGTAagtaacatttttcattttctatttatttccacTAATTCTAATCTTGCTTTATAATTCCAGTCACAGCTAAGATGCTTTGTCAGAATAACAATCAGTCCCTATGCTAAGTTATCACCTTACTTTACAGATGAAAGGAAATTGAATTGCAAAGATCCATAACTGAACAACACAAGGCATTTGGTTCAACACTCTACTAGTTATGCTAAacttataattttccttttatatcaaTTTAGATATTACACAACTCAGCAACAAAGAAACAACTTTCATAACCAAATACCAATTGCATTCAAATGCTTGTAGAATAGAAAGGCAGACAACCACTGCTAATCCTACAGCAACTTTGCTAAAGTTGGCACAGCTACTAATAAACTAGATTGTCAGTCAAAAAAAAGCAATTGCTACAGCTACTGACAACCACTCCTGCTGCTACAACAATGATCCAGCAACAATCAGAAGGAAATGAAATACAATACCATATgatttttttgtaagaaaaacaTGTGAACTTCCAGAACTGATATCATGAAAAATTAATTTGgcttaatttatttcaatttaatttttctttatttcagcaCGACTAAATCCCCTTTTTAAAACAATTGAAACTGGTAGCATATTTTGATAGAGGTGTAAATACTTTCTCCCTTTTATCCATCATCAATTTCTCAaaacattttcatctttttacttttaataaatgtgtgtgtgtgtgtttgtgtctccttgactTGATAACGAGTGGTAGTTGTGTGTCACTGTCATAGAAGCGATGTCTTTCATTGCCACTGTTCTgccacaaaaacatgtctggttctAAGAAAATggtatcttgcttggaaacagttaagtgttgacaacaggaagagcatctgaccaaagaaaatctacctaaaagaacagtgatcatgatgatgatgatgatgatgatgatgatgatagttatatatatatacggttatattaaatatatgtaagtatgtgtgtgtgtgtgtgtgtgtgtgcatgcatgtgtatgtgcatgtgtgtgtaattatgttatcatcatcatcatcatcatcatcatcatttagcatccatgttCTACACAGTCATAGTTTGGGTAGTTTGATAGGATCGGTAGGATCCAAAAGTCCAAAATCTGTATCGTGTTCCAATGTCAGCCTTACCACAGCTTCTACAGCTGCATGTGTTTCTTAATGCCTACAACTTACAACATGTACTATGtgttatattaaatgtgtgtggaGAAAGGGATGGATGGGTGGGCATGTGGGTAGGTGTGTGCTTATagccatgagtgtgtgtgtgtgtaataggatAATATAGGTCATgggtcagtggttagagtgtcgggctcacaaacATAAAGTAGTGAGTTTGATCCCCAGACCAGGCTAtgcgttgtgatcttgagcaagacactttatttcatgttgctccagttcacttagctgtagaaatgagttgtgatgtcactggtgccaagctgtatcagtctttactgggcaataaactgcacttgtgaagacctgttgaggcaagtgaaactGTTGTCATGATCGATGACAGCACTGCTTAATTGgcacccgtgctagtggcacgttaaaagcgccattcaagcatgatcattgccagtgccacctgactgactcctgtaccggtggcacgtaaaaagcaccattcgagcgtggtcaa is a window of Octopus bimaculoides isolate UCB-OBI-ISO-001 chromosome 10, ASM119413v2, whole genome shotgun sequence DNA encoding:
- the LOC106882373 gene encoding cephalotocin receptor 2 → MQLFILHLSIADLIVAFFNILPQLIWDITFRFMAGDGMCRFIKYAQMFSLYLSTYILIMTAVDRYRAICHPLSNQTWTPCMVYCKIFIAYAIATIFSIPQAILFQMQEVNKGSGIYDCWVHFEPAWVLTAYALYIFFALYLIPILILLFTYGSICYTIWTKYRHAIKAKRDANMHLQRRVNKGVILRTHTVRGFSKAKLNSVKLTFAVIVTYIICWSPFFVSQIWWLFDETVVGNAGVVVILLMACLNSCTNPWIYLIFNRNYISNVLRCKKWHRHRVKAAATTETERLSLASVSRDSRRTSDSKRISESRRISDARKISNSTQKNNSSSPRKTSDQFTYSDKTTML